The stretch of DNA CCACCATCCTTGCCTTTATGCCGATCGTGCTGATGCCGGGTGGGGCGGGGGAGTTTGTCGGTGGCATCGCCCTCAGCGTGATCTTCTCGCTGGTGGGCTCCTATCTCATCTCCCACAGTCTGGTGGCGGGTCTGGCGGGGCGCTTTCTGAAAGCGGGCCATGCCGGCGAGCACTGGTACCATCGTGGCCTCACCCTGCCCTGGTTGTCCCGCGGGTTCCAGCGTTCGCTGGAGCTGGCGCTGCGCCGCCCCTGGCTGACCCTGCTGCTGGTCAGCCTGGTGCCCCTGGCGGGATTTCGGGCGGCGGGTGAACTGACCGAGCAGTTTTTCCCCGCCTCCGACCGGGATATGTTTCAGATCGAGCTCTTTCTGCCGTCCCAGACCAGCCTCAGCGCAACCCGGCGCATGACCGACGCCATCGGTGTCCACCTCAACCAGCAGGAGGAGATCGAGTCGGTGCAGTGGTTTGTGGGCAACAATGCTCCCAGCTTTTATTACAACCTGATACCGGCCCAGCAGGGGGCCCAGAACTACGCCCAGGCGATGGTGAAGGCAACCGATTTCAAGGCCGCCAACCGGGTGATACCGGCGCTGCAGCGGATGCTGGACGAGCGCTTCCCCGAGGCCCAGATCCTGGTGCGCAAGCTGGAGCAGGGGCCGCCCTTTGACGCGCCGGTGGAGGTGCGGATCTACGGCCCCAGCCTCGATACCCTCAAGCAGCTGGGGGATAAGGCGCGGGCCATCCTGGCGCAGACCGAATCGGTAGTGCATACGCGCGCCACCCTGCAACCGGGTACCCCCAAGGTGTGGCTCAGCGTCAACGAGGAGTCCAGCCTGCAGGGGGGAATGACCCTGACCGCCATTGCGGGGCAGTTGCGCAACGCCCTCGAGGGGAGCGTTCAGGGCTCGGTACTGGAGTCCACCGAATCGATCCCGGTACGGGTGCGGGTAGCCAACGAGCTGCGGCGCCAACCGGGACAGTTGGGGGACATCAGCATTACCCCGACCAGCGGTGCCAGTGTTCCTCTTTCGGCCCTGACCCAGGTGGAGATCGAGCCCAGCCGGGGGGCTATCCCCCGTCGTGACGGTGAGCGGGTCAACACCATCGCCGGTTATCTTCGCGCCGGTGTGCTGCCCGCCACGGCTCTAGCGGCCTACCAGCGGGAGCTGGAAGCCGCCGAGTTTACCCTGCCCACCGGCTATCGCCTGGAGATCGGTGGGGAATCCGCCAAGCGGGACGAGGCGGTGGGTAACCTGCTGGTGGATATCGGCGTGATCATCACCCTGCTGGTCACCGTGCTGGTGCTCTCGTTCAACAGCTTCCGCCTCAGCGCGCTCATTCTGGTGACCGCGATCCAGGCCGCCGGACTGGGGCTGCTGAGTCTCTACCTGTTTGATTTTGCGTTTGGATTCAACGTCATCATTGGCCTGCTGGGGTTGATGGGGCTGGCGATCAACGCCGCCATCGTGATTTTGGCGGAGCTGAAATCCAGCCCCGAGGCGGCGCGGGGAGAGCCCGCGGCCATTGTCCATGGGGTGGGGGTCTGTACCCGCCACATCACCTCAACCACCATCACCACCCTGGGGGGCTTTATGCCGTTGATTCTGGAGGGGGGCGGTTTCTGGCCTCCCTTTGCGGTGGCAGTGGCCGGCGGTACCCTGCTGACCACCCTGCTCTCCTTTTACTTCGTGCCGGCCGCATTTGTGTTGATGAGCCGCTACCGGCCCTTCGTGGCCACCGAGCCGGGTACGACCGCCGAAGTGGGTGCCTGAGGAGGGGGCCGTGCCCCCTTTTCACACTGCTGCAAAAGTAGTCAGCGCGCTGTGAAGCGGGCCACTTCAGCGCTTCGCCGGGTTATCCACAGCCTGGCCACAACTCTTTCCTGTGAAACTGTTGAAAACCGGTGGGACGTTGGCATTCCAGCCTCCGGCTATCCATAATGGGGTACACAGGGATCAGCAGCGAGTGGAGAGGGGCCATGAACCTGGGTGACTCAGCACAGATGACCAGCATTCTGCACCGGGGGGATACCCTGGAGAAGCTGTTACGGGACTGCTCCGACTATCGGGTTTCTACACTACCGGTGATGGACGCCGAGGGGCAGATCAGCGGCGCGGTCAGCCTCTACGACCTGCTGGCCAAGATGATGCTGCCCGACTACCTGGTCAAGGCGGCCCATGTGCTGGGCGACGAGGCGGTGGCGCTGCACGATATCGAACCCGACATGGCGCACTGGTGTCGCCTGCCTATCGATGAGCACATCACCCAGAAATACTATGTGGTTACCCCCGAATCGTCCCTCACCAAGGGGTTGGCGCTGATGGCCGATAAAGACAGCACCTGCCTGTTTGTGGTGGACAAAAGCGGCCAGTACCGAGGGATTGTAACCCGCATAACCATCGCCCAGCGGCTGCTGGATAAGCTCTAGAAACAACGCGGCCGGTCGCCGCGGCGGATAACGAAAAAGGAGCAGGGGGATATGGAGAGTCAAGCGGGTTTTACGGTTGCCATGGGCGCCGCGCTGATCACCATGGTGTTGGCCTATATCGTCATATTTACCGAAGTTATTCACCGTTCGAGTGCAGCGGTGGCGGGCGCCGTGGTGATGATCGGGGTGGGCAGCCTTATGGGGTTCTATTCCCAGTCTGAGGCGGTGATGGCGATCGATGCCAACACCATGTTCCTGCTGATCAGCATGATGATGATGGTGGTTATGCTGCGCCCGACCGGCGGCTTTGAGTACCTGGCGATCAAGATCGCCAAGGCCTCGGGGCGGGACCCAAAGCGCTTGCTGGTGTTCCTCTGCATGGCGGTGAGTGTCATCAGTATGTTCCTCGACAACGTCACCACGGTGTTGATCTTCGCCCCCCTGACGGTACTGATTACCCGCCTGCTCAACATCAACCCGCTCCCTTACCTGATGGCGGAAGCGATGCTCTCCAACATCGGTGGTGCCTCCACCCTCGTAGGGGATCCCCCCAACATCATGATCGGTAGTGCCGGAGGGATCGATTTTCTCAGCTTTATGCTGCACATGTTCCCGGTGATCAGCCTGGTCTGGTTCAGCACCGTGGGTCTGGTGCTCTACCAGTTTCGCGACTACCTCAGCCAGCCCATCACGGTGGACCTGGACCTCGACGAGAGCAAGGCGATCAAGCAACCGGCGGCGCTGAAAAAGACCCTTTTTGCTCTCAGCGTCACCATTGTGCTGTTTTTTATCCACCACCATTTCCACCTGTTTCCTTCCTACGTGGCCTTTATCGGCGCGGCCCTCGCGCTGGTGCTGGTGCGCCCTGACCCGGAGCCCCTCTATGGTGAAATGGAGTGGTCTGTGTTGGTGTTTTTTGCCGGTCTTTTTGTCATCGTCGGAGGTGTGGAGGCTTCGGGCTTACTGGGACTGGTGGGCGCCGAGCTGGCCGACTTTGCCCAGCAGGAGGGTCAGCTGCTGTTGGCCTGCCTGCTGCTGATGTGGGTGGCGGCGATCCTTAGCGCCATCGTCGATAACATCCCCTTTACGGTCACCATGATCCCCATTGTGCAGGGGTTGGAGGCCCAGGGGGTGCCGGTATTGCCCCTTTGGTGGGCCCTGGCGATTGGTGTCGGGGTGGGCGGAAACGGCTCCCATATTGGCGCCACCGCCAACGTTATCTGTGTGTCGGAGTCGGAGCGCTGCGGCCTGCCCGAGGCGCGCATTACGCCGCTATTGTGGCT from Aestuariirhabdus litorea encodes:
- a CDS encoding SLC13 family permease produces the protein MESQAGFTVAMGAALITMVLAYIVIFTEVIHRSSAAVAGAVVMIGVGSLMGFYSQSEAVMAIDANTMFLLISMMMMVVMLRPTGGFEYLAIKIAKASGRDPKRLLVFLCMAVSVISMFLDNVTTVLIFAPLTVLITRLLNINPLPYLMAEAMLSNIGGASTLVGDPPNIMIGSAGGIDFLSFMLHMFPVISLVWFSTVGLVLYQFRDYLSQPITVDLDLDESKAIKQPAALKKTLFALSVTIVLFFIHHHFHLFPSYVAFIGAALALVLVRPDPEPLYGEMEWSVLVFFAGLFVIVGGVEASGLLGLVGAELADFAQQEGQLLLACLLLMWVAAILSAIVDNIPFTVTMIPIVQGLEAQGVPVLPLWWALAIGVGVGGNGSHIGATANVICVSESERCGLPEARITPLLWLRKGLPMMVFSLVVASLAFSGGFEYLK
- a CDS encoding efflux RND transporter permease subunit encodes the protein MIRSFVANGRLVSLVIAILVVAGLGALKTLPRSEDPRITSRVATVITAFPGTSAERVEALVTEPIENRLRKLSEIKLITSTSRPGISLVRLELKDEVVEPDPIWSKARDLLGEVERTLPAGAGKPSLDDDRGYAFTRIIALKWRGPGDLDLATLGRYGKELQSRMRALSGTDYVEVYGEPVEEVLVEIDQHLASTMGLTPETVSARIAAADAKVTAGRLVNDNNQLQVELEGALDSLERIRSIPLRTDAQGFVYRVGDLARVERSIQWPQEELALVEGDTAVVVAVRMGGGQRIDLWGARVDREQERFESLLPGNVELEVLFDQSGYTNARLGGLVENVLIGFAIISLVLLLTLGWRSAIIVASSLPLTVLFTLACMNYYGLPIHQMSVTGLVVALGIMVDNAIVMVDSIQFLRQKGRSAIDAVMESVHHLWLPLLGSTLTTILAFMPIVLMPGGAGEFVGGIALSVIFSLVGSYLISHSLVAGLAGRFLKAGHAGEHWYHRGLTLPWLSRGFQRSLELALRRPWLTLLLVSLVPLAGFRAAGELTEQFFPASDRDMFQIELFLPSQTSLSATRRMTDAIGVHLNQQEEIESVQWFVGNNAPSFYYNLIPAQQGAQNYAQAMVKATDFKAANRVIPALQRMLDERFPEAQILVRKLEQGPPFDAPVEVRIYGPSLDTLKQLGDKARAILAQTESVVHTRATLQPGTPKVWLSVNEESSLQGGMTLTAIAGQLRNALEGSVQGSVLESTESIPVRVRVANELRRQPGQLGDISITPTSGASVPLSALTQVEIEPSRGAIPRRDGERVNTIAGYLRAGVLPATALAAYQRELEAAEFTLPTGYRLEIGGESAKRDEAVGNLLVDIGVIITLLVTVLVLSFNSFRLSALILVTAIQAAGLGLLSLYLFDFAFGFNVIIGLLGLMGLAINAAIVILAELKSSPEAARGEPAAIVHGVGVCTRHITSTTITTLGGFMPLILEGGGFWPPFAVAVAGGTLLTTLLSFYFVPAAFVLMSRYRPFVATEPGTTAEVGA
- a CDS encoding CBS domain-containing protein; its protein translation is MNLGDSAQMTSILHRGDTLEKLLRDCSDYRVSTLPVMDAEGQISGAVSLYDLLAKMMLPDYLVKAAHVLGDEAVALHDIEPDMAHWCRLPIDEHITQKYYVVTPESSLTKGLALMADKDSTCLFVVDKSGQYRGIVTRITIAQRLLDKL